The genomic DNA CGGGCGGGATTTCCCCTACGCGGGGTTCTGGTCCCGGGCGGCCGCCCGGGTCATCGACCTCCTGCTCCTCCTCGCGGCGTTCAACCTCTTCTACCTGCTGGACCGGCATGGGGCGGACGCCGGCCTGTGGGCGGAAGGCGGACTGGGGGAGGGTTTCTCCGGAGAGGGGTTCTCCGCGGTGAACGTCCTGCGCCTCGTCTTCTTCCTCGGCTTCCCCGTCTTCTACTACGTCTATCTCCACGGGGCCTACGGGCAGACCTTCGGGAAGATGGCGATGCGGATCCGGGTGCTGAACGAGGACGGGACCCCGATCGACTTCCGGAAGGCGCTGTTCCGGTGGCTCGGCTACTTCCTGTGCGACCTGACCCTCTACTTCGGCTACTTCTGGGCCGCCTTCGACGCGCGGAAGCAGGGGCTCCACGACCGGGTCTGCAAGACGATCGTCGTCAGGGAACCGTACGGGGGAACGGGCGGCGGCGCTTGACATGGGGCGCCGCGCCTCATTAGAATTGAAGACTTCCAACGTGGCCCTTTAGCTCAGATGGTAGAGCAGAGGACTGAAAATCCTCGTGTCCCCAGTTCAATTCTGGGAGGGGCCACCATGGTAACCCGGGGACCCGGCCGGCAGGCGGCCGGGTCCCTTTTCCGTTTCCTGTCCCGTTGCCCCGGGCCGGTCCCGTCGTATAACGGGAAGCGGGATCTCCTCTGACGGCAACGATTCCGTGGCGGGAAGGATCGATGGCGATGGCCCTGGAAGGGAAATTCCCGGTGCCCACCGGGGGAATGAATGTTCTGCCCTGAGTGCCATGCGGAATATGTCGCGGGGGTCTCCCTGTGCCCCGACTGCCGGGTACCGCTGGAGGCGGAGCTTCCGCCGGAGCCGGTGACGGAGTTCGTGGAGCATGTGACGGTGCTTGCGACCGGGAACCCGGTCGTCCTGGCGTTGGCAAAATCGGTCCTCGAATCGGCCGGCATCCGCTGCTTTGTGCGGGGGGAGATCCTGCAGGATCTCTTCCGGATCGGGACGGCGGAGATCCGGGTTCCGGAGGAGGAGGCGGAGCGCGCGACGGACCTTCTCCGGGAGCGGAATTTCGGAGAAGCCGGCGAGTGACGCCCCCTACGCCCCGTACTTCGCCGCGAAGTCCTCGTCGCTCATCGTGAGATAGACGATCCCCTCGATCAGCCCGGCGACCGCCGGGATCAGCGTCCAGCAGAAGACGACGTAGAGGATCCCCCATCCGGTCTGCCCGAGGTAGAACCGGTGCACGCCGAAGCTTCCCAGGAGGATCGCGAAGATCGCGGCTGCCACGCGGCGGCTGATCTTCCCCGAGCCCCCCTTGTACGGCTGCCGGACGCCGCACAGGACGCAGATCTCCGCCCGGGCGTCGATCTGGCCGCCGCAGTTCACACAGAACTTGGTCTTCCGCTCTTCAACGGGCATGGTACCTCTCCGCGGATCCGTCCACCGGTCCCCTCCGGGGAATATCCCACAGGATACCGCAAAAACGGCCCCCCCGCAGGTGTGAGCCGGTCCGGAAACGGGTGACGAACCGGTCGGCGCGGAGCAAGCTGGTTACGATACCGTAATTTCATGCGCGCCCCGACTCAACACATTTCACCGAAATTCAAGCGGATATCCGGCGCTCCAGGACGGCACGGGATATGAAGGCCACTTATTGCGGGTCGACATCCCTGTCGCGGACGACCCCCGATGAAGAGCCGGGGCCGCGACGCCGAGGAGGGTCGCCATGAAGATCCGGACGATTTCCTTCCTGCTGTTTTCCACGGCGCTTGCCTGCGCGTTCGCCTGCCCCGCTCCGGCGGAAGAGGGAGGGGAAACCATCGGGATCTACTCGGACGGCAAGGGGAACTCCGGCTGGGTCGAGGTGGAGCATGGCGGCGGCAGGATGCGGGCGACCCCCTTCCTCCGGATCTCCGGGGAGACGGCGGGGGAGGCTCTGCAGGCGGCCGGGCGCGGCGGAGAGGCCGGTCAATCCGTCATGCGGGGGATGCAGGCGCAGGGAGATCCGGCGGTGGCGGATCCAACCGGGAGAAAACGGGAAGCCCTCTCCTCGCTATTGGAGGGCCCGGAGGGGGTATCCCTGGCGGGCCCGCTCGACCTCGTCAAAAAAGCTTCGGACTCGCTGAAAAGGGCCGCACGGAAGGCCCGGAAGGAACCCCCGGTCCCCTCCATCCAGGCGAAGGCCCGCTGACTCCTCGATCCCGGTTCAGCGGGAGCGCTTGCGGCGGAACAGGTCGGTCTTGACGGAGGAGACCCGGTCCAGGAAGAGAAGGCCGTCCAGGTGGTCCGCCTCGTGCTGGATCGCCACCGCCTCGAACCCGACCGCCTCGAGGATCACCTGCTTCCCGGTGCGGTCCAGGGCGTCCACCAGCACCCACTGCGCCCGCTGGACATTCGCCGTGTAGTCGGGGATGCTCATGCACCCCTCCCGCACCATCTGCCTTCCGCCGCGGGCCAGGATCTCGGGATTGACGAGCACGAGCAGGCCGTGATTTTCCTCCCGGCTCCCCCGTTTATGCCCCGACACGTCGACCACGAGGATCCGCTGGAGAATCCCCACCTGCGAGGCGGCGATGCCGACGCATCCCGGGGAGGCGCGCATCGTGTCGAGAAGATCGTCGACCCGGGAGGACAGCTCCGGCGTCACCCGGTCGACCGGTGCGCACTTCTCCTTCAGCAGGGGGTCGGGGAACTGCAGGATCGGAAGAACGGCCATGGCGTGCGGGGATCAGAGCTCCACGGTCTCGATCGGGCGAATCGAGATCGAGACGCCGATCTCCTTCTTGATCTTCTCGAACACCACCTCCAGCTCCTTCATGTCGACCGATTCCGGGATGTCGGCCTCAATGACCATGACGTAGACCGGCCGCTCCTTCGACCCGACGACCTGGGTGTTGAGGTCGGTGATGTTGATCTTCCGGGCCGCGAGCTCCCGCGCCACCGAGTAGACGATCCCCGGGCGGTCGGCTCCGTACACCGAAATGATGTGGGGTTGTCCGGCGAAGCTCTTTTCGTGAACCACCTCTTCTTCCTTCAGGGAGTGGATGGTGACCATCAGCCCCATCCTGCCGCGCACCTCCTCGAAGGCGGGGCTTATCTCGGAGACCTTCGTCATCTTCTGGTGGAAGACCACGAGGATCATCGCGAACTGCCCCGAGAGGATCGTGCAGGTGGAGTCCTCGATGTTGCAGCCGAGCTCGAAGAGGATCCGGCTGACCTCGGCGACGATCCCGGGCCGGTCCTTCCCCATGACGCTGACCGAGAAGTGTCCCATCCCCAGCGCTCCCCCCTCCCCTTCCGGTGGAATCGGTGCCATCTTATCACGTCGGGCCGGATTCCGTTGAACGCCTTGGGCAGCCGTGCTACGGTGGCGGGATGGACCGGAAGACGAAGGAGTTCCGGGAGCTGCATGAAGCCCTTTTTCTCTAAGCCGGTCTCCCTCTCCACCTACATCTTCGCGTGGATCGCCGCCTCGGGATTCCTCATCTGCCTCGCCTGGGTCGCCGGGGCGATGATCCTCGATTCGCGCAGCTACCAGAGGGACAGAATGGAAGACGCCGACCGGATCGCGGCCCTCCTGGTCAAGCTGAGCGAGGAGTCCTTCACCAGCAACCGGTGGACGGAAACGGAAAAGATCCTGAACGCGGTCACAGAGTCCGACTCCCAGATCCTTTCCTCCCGCGTCCTCGACCTGACCGGCGCGGTGGTGGCCAGCTGCGACCGGTGCCCGGACATCCTGCCGGCCTCCGGTTCGGACCATGGCGCCGGCGCGGGGATCGGCGGCACCCACACGATGGGATCGGGCCCGGGAGAGGGGTTCTTCGTCGCGCGGGAGATCCGTTCCCCGAACAGCGGAAGGAGGATCGGCACCCTGGAGGTCCGGTACTCCGGGAAGGAATTCGGGACCGCCCGGAAAACCCGGATCCTCGGATATGCAGCCACCTTTCTCGTGCTCACCGGGATCATGCTCGTCGTCGTGCGGTTCAGCGTGAAGTTCGCGATCATCCCCGGGGTCCGGATCATGGAGCAGGTCCGGAAGGCTACGCTGTCGGACGAAGAGATCTCCCTGCGGGGGACGGGAATCACCGAACTGGACGAGATGGGGAGGATCCTCGAACACTCGTTCCGGACCCTCCGGAGGGCCCAGGCGATGCTCGAGGAGCATGTGCGGACCCGGGCGATGAGCGAGATGGCCTTCGGAGTGGCGCACGATTTCAACAACTACCTCGCGGCGATCGTCGCCAACCGGGAGAGCGTGGAGCGGATGCTCGCCGAGAGCCCGGTTCCCGTGAAAAAGATCCGGGAATCGCTCGCCTCCATCGAAAAGGCAGCGCTCGACGCCGAAACCCTCATCCGGAAGGTGTTCCTGCTGGGGCGGCATCCCGAGGAAGAACCGGAACAGGCCCTTATCCGGGCCGACTCCCTCGTTTCGGAGGCGGTCTCCATCCTCGAGGGGAAGTGGAAGAGCGAATCGGCCCGGCGGGGAATCCGATATGCCGTCCGCAAGCAATCGGAGCCGCTCGAAATGACCGGGGTCCCCGGCGATCTCCGGACCGCGCTGATCAACCTGCTCGCCAACGCGCTGGACGCGATGCCCTCCGGAGGTGCGGTCGACGTGGGCGCCCTCCGGACCGGGGATTCCGTCACCTTTTTCGTGGAGGACACCGGACCGGGTGTCGAGGAGGGGCTTCGGGAGAAGATCTTCGAGCCCTTCTTCACCACGAAGGCCCCCCACGGCACCGGGCTGGGGTTGGCGATCGTCAAGCGGGTCGCCGCCGCGCACGGGGGAACGACATCCTGCCTTCCCCGGAAAGACGGAGCCCGGGGGACCCGGTTCGAGCTGACGATCCCCTTCCTGCGGGAGGGGAGGCCGGAAGCCCCCAGGCCGCCGCTTCCCCCGGACGGGGAGACCCTCCACAGCCGGAAGATCCTCCTCGTGGACGACGACGAACTGGTCCTGGAGGCGATGGCGAACATCCTGCAGCATCTCGGCCAGCGGGTCGATCTCTATTCGAACGGGCTGGAGGCGCTCGCCGCCTTCCGGGACAAGCGGCACCCGGTCGTGATCTCCGACATCGGGATGACCCCGATCAACGGGTTCGAGGTGGCCCGACGGGTCAAGGAGATTGCCCCGGAGACTACGGTCATCCTG from Deltaproteobacteria bacterium GWC2_65_14 includes the following:
- a CDS encoding peptide deformylase produces the protein MAVLPILQFPDPLLKEKCAPVDRVTPELSSRVDDLLDTMRASPGCVGIAASQVGILQRILVVDVSGHKRGSREENHGLLVLVNPEILARGGRQMVREGCMSIPDYTANVQRAQWVLVDALDRTGKQVILEAVGFEAVAIQHEADHLDGLLFLDRVSSVKTDLFRRKRSR
- a CDS encoding amino acid-binding protein, whose translation is MGHFSVSVMGKDRPGIVAEVSRILFELGCNIEDSTCTILSGQFAMILVVFHQKMTKVSEISPAFEEVRGRMGLMVTIHSLKEEEVVHEKSFAGQPHIISVYGADRPGIVYSVARELAARKINITDLNTQVVGSKERPVYVMVIEADIPESVDMKELEVVFEKIKKEIGVSISIRPIETVEL